A single window of Poecilia reticulata strain Guanapo linkage group LG10, Guppy_female_1.0+MT, whole genome shotgun sequence DNA harbors:
- the hmgxb3 gene encoding HMG domain-containing protein 3 isoform X2 yields MEDMDNVEVLEVVKVTEEVEDVYSQVEMTSPKKKRGKADENSHEKPKKPRSAYLLYYFDVHQVMQLGTPNLPQSEVNKRISESWRRLSVAEKSYYLERAKLEKEGIDTTSQSSSKHLPGFRKILPRANCFLVPNSASPNYQAVGSQSEVCIESIDFSAEGSLCSVALRVPKSKVVPVDLAAEVEISEPPTVPSDTAEETVVSSPQRPSPWSSSKTLTSTDVQGSQGSVDEMLNDVSLNTKASGVAVQMMQREATQMVTIVPSQNQLEPQPLAGISSLQPVMMISVGAKSDQIPKPSYKMSVKTYTRRGRGRCLNPGCSFVYVTRHKPPTCPECGSHLGGKWIPAVKAKRTQDKAGASKLTTDNKSDESCQAALHVSADTSGTTSGGANKEGQAHRSIRKQPALSAAAPPEGSSTTPLPQICKQIKANTKSTHQKPAKSCTVVQKRPVRPILPAVCNPGSAVIQILTVASEKEKPQGVSKSSHSAAATVPQEILSGLKPSTLKQLGQTAPMTTTIQDSSVSADRSKHATSTPDTGVNVLSLVPFRHTVSCFDLGLSTARGRGRCKNPACDYMYKNRHKPAVCPKCGNELTRKNTKPPKSETLLDPHQDLSPAQRDVQRQSTLQLIRSTLQIPESDTELQETMSLIQELNSVKIVLVKNGEGSDAETETLLETGWPQFYESAATHCGLCSYRLLKGGRGTVAGQEDCWLLTETLMQTASLQLKVCPNLRCLALHSFADLHPGLFNVGNRLLVSLDLFLKIRANIKLGQTPPLAAQSVFDQIQNHPIHSLTPEESSQVQELFLSGYWAFECLTVRDYNDMICGICGVAPKVEIAQRHRNDALELKNVEFTWPEXSVSDEVHVDDFWLTMEGEAIEQAAFPSDIPITRVDASIIAPFAPPLMRSPTVINTEKDKLMPQIQQPAGDPSVLVRLIHDGQLRLDKVEDHSEDELRAILDSCGVGLTAGSTKNELLASLVNLYTHVHSGLPTAPQPPVHLTAGKLSKVCPHKVVCSSKYLVRGETARDHVDLLLSSRYWPPVYVCDCPRQVALCTDLQYPELATQMWGRNQGCFSDPFEKPESVTCPELQDQPYAADLSLVAENQLVHPITKSPSCWLAYPPGAAPDAPAQEHHCMIRCRDLEPYVNLLTELDLKKEEHHKEENVKEQTDIPENDSLKEPDDDVNTKPMIFNNTAYYYLYNRLVDFLSSRDIVNQQISQVVKACQPGEVVIRDSLYRLGVAQINTDEDEGTRLDAQTEEEGETRLMVLSN; encoded by the exons ATGGAAGACATGGACAATGTGGAGGTGTTAGAGGTTGTGAAAGTAACTGAAGAAGTTGAAGATGTGTACAGCCAAGTGGAGATGACGTCCCCCAAAAAGAAGAGGGGCAAAGCTGATGAAAACAGCCATGAAAAACCCAAGAAGCCCCG ATCTGCCTACCTGCTGTACTACTTCGACGTTCACCAGGTTATGCAACTCGGAACACCGAATCTGCCTCAGTCTGAAGTCAACAAACGAATCAGTGAGAGCTGGAGGAGACTGAGTGTAGCTGAGAAGAGCTACTATCTGGAGAGAGCCAAGTTAGAAAAGGAGGGGATAGACACA acaTCTCAAAGCTCCAGTAAACACCTGCCGGGCTTCCGCAAAATCCTCCCCAGAGCCAACTGCTTCCTGGTGCCCAACAGCGCCTCCCCTAACTATCAAGCTGTAGGCTCTCAGTCAGAAGTGTGCATTGAATCGATTGATTTTTCAGCTGAAGGAAGCTTGTGCTCGGTCGCCCTCAGGGTCCCTAAGTCCAAGGTAGTGCCTGTTGACTTGGCCGCAGAGGTGGAGATTTCAGAGCCCCCCACTGTTCCCAGTGATACAGCAGAGGAAACGGTGGTGTCTTCTCCCCAAAGACCTTCACCATGGTCTTCATCCAAAACCCTGACCTCCACAGACGTCCAAGGCTCGCAGGGTTCTGTTGATGAGATGCTGAATGATGTCTCACTGAACACAAAAGCCAGTGGAGTAGCAGTGCAAATGATGCAACGAGAAGCTACGCAGATGGTGACCATTGTGCCCTCCCAG AATCAACTGGAGCCTCAGCCTTTAGCGGGCATTAGTTCCCTGCAGCCAGTCATGATGATATCTGTAGGGGCCAAATCAGACCAGATTCCCAAACCTTCttataaaatg TCTGTAAAGACATACACAAGGAGAGGTCGGGGGAGGTGTCTAAATCCTGGTTGCTCTTTCGTTTACGTCACTCGACACAAGCCACCTACCTGTCCCGAGTGTGGGAGCCACTTGGGAGGAAAATGGATACCTGCTGTAAAG GCTAAAAGGACACAAGATAAAGCCGGTGCTTCCAAGCTAACAACTGACAACAAGAGTGACGAAAGCTGTCAGGCTGCACTGCATGTTTCTGCAGACACCAGTGGAACAACGTCTGGTGGCGCTAACAAGGAGGGACAAGCTCATCGGAGCATCAGAAAACAGCCTGCACTGTCAGCTGCAgcaccaccagagggcagcagcaCCACACCTCTGCCTCAAATATG taaacaaataaaagcgaATACTAAGAGCACGCATCAGAAACCAGCGAAGAGCTGCACTGTTGTTCAGAAGAGACCTGTGAGACCCATCCTTCCTGCCGTCTGTAACCCAG GCAGCGCTGTGATTCAGATCTTGACTGTCGCATCCgagaaagaaaaacctcaagGCGTCTCTAAAAGCAGCCATTCAGCAGCAG CCACAGTGCCTCAAGAGATTCTGTCGGGTCTTAAACCCAGCACTTTAAAGCAGCTTGGCCAGACCGCCCCAATGACAACAACCATCCAG GATTCCTCCGTCTCAGCAGACAGGAGTAAACATGCGACTTCCACTCCTGACACAGGTGTGAATGTTTTGTCCCTAGTGCCTTTCAGACACACGGTTTCCTGTTTT GATTTGGGGCTATCCACAGCACGAGGCAGGGGCCGCTGTAAGAACCCGGCCTGCGACTACATGTATAAGAACCGTCACAAACCTGCTGTGTGCCCGAAATGTGGCAACGAGCTGACCAGAAAGAATACCAAACCTCCAAAG TCTGAGACTTTGCTGGATCCCCATCAGGACCTGAGTCCTGCTCAGAGGGACGTCCAGCGCCAGAGCACTCTGCAGCTGATCCGCAGCACCCTGCAGATTCCTGAGAGCGACACAGAGCTGCAGGAAACAATGAGCCTCATCCAGGAGCTGAACAGCGTTAAAATAGTCCTGGTTAAGAATGGTGAGGGAAGTGATGCTGAGACTGAGACGCTGTTGGAGACGGGGTGGCCTCAGTTTTATGAATCGGCAGCTACACACTGCGGCCTGTGCAGCTACCGTCTGTTGAAAGGAGGGCGGGG CACTGTTGCCGGGCAGGAGGACTGCTGGTTGCTCACAGAGACACTGATGCAGACGGCGTCTCTGCAGCTCAAAGTGTGTCCCAATCTTCGATGTTTGGCCCTGCACAGCTTTGCAGATCTGCATCCAG GTTTGTTCAATGTTGGAAATCGACTCCTTGTAAGTCTTGACTTATTTCTGAAGATCAGAGCCAACATCAAACTGGGCCAGACACCACCACTCGCCGCTCAGTCTGTGTTTGACCAAATCCAAAATCATCCAA TCCATAGTCTTACTCCAGAAGAATCATCTCAAGTTCAGGAGCTTTTCCTGAGCGGCTACTGGGCCTTTGAGTGTCTGACGGTGCGGGATTACAACGACATGATCTGTGGCATTTGTGGTGTTGCCCCGAAAGTTGAGATTGCGCAAAGACACAGAAACGACGCACTGGAGCTGAAGAATGTGGAG TTCACATGGCCGGAGWGTTCRGTCTCAGATGAAGTTCATGTGGACGACTTCTGGCTGACCATGGAGGGGGAAGCAATCGAGCAAGCGGCTTTCCCCTCAGACATCCCCATCACGCGGGTGGATGCTTCCATCATTGCTCCTTTCGCGCCGCCTTTGATGAGGAGCCCCACTGTCATCAACACAGAGAAAGACAAGCTCATGCCACAAATACAACAACCTGCAG gAGATCCATCAGTTTTGGTTCGTCTCATCCATGACGGTCAGCTCAGACTTGACAAGGTCGAAGATCACAGCGAGGATGAGTTGAGAGCCATACTGGATAGCTGTGGAGTGGGCCTCACCGCTGGCTCCACgaag AACGAGCTTCTGGCCTCCCTGGTCAACCTGTACACACATGTCCACAGTGGACTTCCCACGGCTCCACAGCCACCCGTCCATCTCACCGCTGGCAAGCTGTCCAAGGTGTGCCCCCACAAG GTGGTGTGTTCCTCTAAGTACTTGGTGAGAGGAGAGACGGCTCGAGACCACGTCGATCTGCTCCTCTCCTCCCGTTACTGGCCTCCGGTTTACGTTTGCGACTGTCCTCGTCAAGTGGCGCTTTGCACCGATCTGCAGTATCCAGAGTTGGCAACGCAGATGTGGGGCAGAAACCAGGGCTGCTTCTCTGACCCCTTTGAAAAGCCAGAA tCCGTGACATGCCCTGAGCTGCAGGACCAGCCGTACGCCGCTGACCTCTCCTTGGTAGCAGAGAACCAGCTGGTTCACCCCATCACAAAATCCCCCTCTTGCTGGCTGGCTTATCCTCCAGGAGCAGCGCCGGACGCTCCTGCTCAGGAGCACCACTGCATGATCCGCTGCAGAGATCTGGAGCCGTACGTCAACCTGCTAACAGAGCTGGACTTAAAGAAAGAGGAGCATCACAAAGAGGAAAACGTAAAGGAGCAGACCGACATACCGGAGAACGACTCTTTAAAAGAACCAGACGACGATGTGAACACAAAGCCCATGATTTTCAACAACACGGCTTATTACTACCTGTACAACCGACTTGTAGACTTCCTCAGCAGCAGAGACATAGTGAACCAGCAGATCAGCCAGGTTGTGAAGGCTTGTCAGCCTGGAGAAGTGGTCATCAGAGACTCTCTGTACCGACTCGGAGTGGCGCAGATAAACACAGACGAAGATGAAGGAACGAGATTAGACGCACAGACGGAGGAAGAAGGAGAGACACGATTAATGGTTCtaagcaattaa
- the hmgxb3 gene encoding HMG domain-containing protein 3 isoform X1, whose protein sequence is MEDMDNVEVLEVVKVTEEVEDVYSQVEMTSPKKKRGKADENSHEKPKKPRSAYLLYYFDVHQVMQLGTPNLPQSEVNKRISESWRRLSVAEKSYYLERAKLEKEGIDTTSQSSSKHLPGFRKILPRANCFLVPNSASPNYQAVGSQSEVCIESIDFSAEGSLCSVALRVPKSKVVPVDLAAEVEISEPPTVPSDTAEETVVSSPQRPSPWSSSKTLTSTDVQGSQGSVDEMLNDVSLNTKASGVAVQMMQREATQMVTIVPSQNQLEPQPLAGISSLQPVMMISVGAKSDQIPKPSYKMSVKTYTRRGRGRCLNPGCSFVYVTRHKPPTCPECGSHLGGKWIPAVKAKRTQDKAGASKLTTDNKSDESCQAALHVSADTSGTTSGGANKEGQAHRSIRKQPALSAAAPPEGSSTTPLPQICKQIKANTKSTHQKPAKSCTVVQKRPVRPILPAVCNPGSAVIQILTVASEKEKPQGVSKSSHSAAATVPQEILSGLKPSTLKQLGQTAPMTTTIQVKTHTSILKTQSDSGEVKFLHSPRPLLQDSSVSADRSKHATSTPDTGVNVLSLVPFRHTVSCFDLGLSTARGRGRCKNPACDYMYKNRHKPAVCPKCGNELTRKNTKPPKSETLLDPHQDLSPAQRDVQRQSTLQLIRSTLQIPESDTELQETMSLIQELNSVKIVLVKNGEGSDAETETLLETGWPQFYESAATHCGLCSYRLLKGGRGTVAGQEDCWLLTETLMQTASLQLKVCPNLRCLALHSFADLHPGLFNVGNRLLVSLDLFLKIRANIKLGQTPPLAAQSVFDQIQNHPIHSLTPEESSQVQELFLSGYWAFECLTVRDYNDMICGICGVAPKVEIAQRHRNDALELKNVEFTWPEXSVSDEVHVDDFWLTMEGEAIEQAAFPSDIPITRVDASIIAPFAPPLMRSPTVINTEKDKLMPQIQQPAGDPSVLVRLIHDGQLRLDKVEDHSEDELRAILDSCGVGLTAGSTKNELLASLVNLYTHVHSGLPTAPQPPVHLTAGKLSKVCPHKVVCSSKYLVRGETARDHVDLLLSSRYWPPVYVCDCPRQVALCTDLQYPELATQMWGRNQGCFSDPFEKPESVTCPELQDQPYAADLSLVAENQLVHPITKSPSCWLAYPPGAAPDAPAQEHHCMIRCRDLEPYVNLLTELDLKKEEHHKEENVKEQTDIPENDSLKEPDDDVNTKPMIFNNTAYYYLYNRLVDFLSSRDIVNQQISQVVKACQPGEVVIRDSLYRLGVAQINTDEDEGTRLDAQTEEEGETRLMVLSN, encoded by the exons ATGGAAGACATGGACAATGTGGAGGTGTTAGAGGTTGTGAAAGTAACTGAAGAAGTTGAAGATGTGTACAGCCAAGTGGAGATGACGTCCCCCAAAAAGAAGAGGGGCAAAGCTGATGAAAACAGCCATGAAAAACCCAAGAAGCCCCG ATCTGCCTACCTGCTGTACTACTTCGACGTTCACCAGGTTATGCAACTCGGAACACCGAATCTGCCTCAGTCTGAAGTCAACAAACGAATCAGTGAGAGCTGGAGGAGACTGAGTGTAGCTGAGAAGAGCTACTATCTGGAGAGAGCCAAGTTAGAAAAGGAGGGGATAGACACA acaTCTCAAAGCTCCAGTAAACACCTGCCGGGCTTCCGCAAAATCCTCCCCAGAGCCAACTGCTTCCTGGTGCCCAACAGCGCCTCCCCTAACTATCAAGCTGTAGGCTCTCAGTCAGAAGTGTGCATTGAATCGATTGATTTTTCAGCTGAAGGAAGCTTGTGCTCGGTCGCCCTCAGGGTCCCTAAGTCCAAGGTAGTGCCTGTTGACTTGGCCGCAGAGGTGGAGATTTCAGAGCCCCCCACTGTTCCCAGTGATACAGCAGAGGAAACGGTGGTGTCTTCTCCCCAAAGACCTTCACCATGGTCTTCATCCAAAACCCTGACCTCCACAGACGTCCAAGGCTCGCAGGGTTCTGTTGATGAGATGCTGAATGATGTCTCACTGAACACAAAAGCCAGTGGAGTAGCAGTGCAAATGATGCAACGAGAAGCTACGCAGATGGTGACCATTGTGCCCTCCCAG AATCAACTGGAGCCTCAGCCTTTAGCGGGCATTAGTTCCCTGCAGCCAGTCATGATGATATCTGTAGGGGCCAAATCAGACCAGATTCCCAAACCTTCttataaaatg TCTGTAAAGACATACACAAGGAGAGGTCGGGGGAGGTGTCTAAATCCTGGTTGCTCTTTCGTTTACGTCACTCGACACAAGCCACCTACCTGTCCCGAGTGTGGGAGCCACTTGGGAGGAAAATGGATACCTGCTGTAAAG GCTAAAAGGACACAAGATAAAGCCGGTGCTTCCAAGCTAACAACTGACAACAAGAGTGACGAAAGCTGTCAGGCTGCACTGCATGTTTCTGCAGACACCAGTGGAACAACGTCTGGTGGCGCTAACAAGGAGGGACAAGCTCATCGGAGCATCAGAAAACAGCCTGCACTGTCAGCTGCAgcaccaccagagggcagcagcaCCACACCTCTGCCTCAAATATG taaacaaataaaagcgaATACTAAGAGCACGCATCAGAAACCAGCGAAGAGCTGCACTGTTGTTCAGAAGAGACCTGTGAGACCCATCCTTCCTGCCGTCTGTAACCCAG GCAGCGCTGTGATTCAGATCTTGACTGTCGCATCCgagaaagaaaaacctcaagGCGTCTCTAAAAGCAGCCATTCAGCAGCAG CCACAGTGCCTCAAGAGATTCTGTCGGGTCTTAAACCCAGCACTTTAAAGCAGCTTGGCCAGACCGCCCCAATGACAACAACCATCCAGGTGAAAACACACACGTCAATACTGAAAACACAGAGCGACAGTGGTGAGGTCAAGTTTCTTCATTCACCGCGTCCCCTTCTGCAGGATTCCTCCGTCTCAGCAGACAGGAGTAAACATGCGACTTCCACTCCTGACACAGGTGTGAATGTTTTGTCCCTAGTGCCTTTCAGACACACGGTTTCCTGTTTT GATTTGGGGCTATCCACAGCACGAGGCAGGGGCCGCTGTAAGAACCCGGCCTGCGACTACATGTATAAGAACCGTCACAAACCTGCTGTGTGCCCGAAATGTGGCAACGAGCTGACCAGAAAGAATACCAAACCTCCAAAG TCTGAGACTTTGCTGGATCCCCATCAGGACCTGAGTCCTGCTCAGAGGGACGTCCAGCGCCAGAGCACTCTGCAGCTGATCCGCAGCACCCTGCAGATTCCTGAGAGCGACACAGAGCTGCAGGAAACAATGAGCCTCATCCAGGAGCTGAACAGCGTTAAAATAGTCCTGGTTAAGAATGGTGAGGGAAGTGATGCTGAGACTGAGACGCTGTTGGAGACGGGGTGGCCTCAGTTTTATGAATCGGCAGCTACACACTGCGGCCTGTGCAGCTACCGTCTGTTGAAAGGAGGGCGGGG CACTGTTGCCGGGCAGGAGGACTGCTGGTTGCTCACAGAGACACTGATGCAGACGGCGTCTCTGCAGCTCAAAGTGTGTCCCAATCTTCGATGTTTGGCCCTGCACAGCTTTGCAGATCTGCATCCAG GTTTGTTCAATGTTGGAAATCGACTCCTTGTAAGTCTTGACTTATTTCTGAAGATCAGAGCCAACATCAAACTGGGCCAGACACCACCACTCGCCGCTCAGTCTGTGTTTGACCAAATCCAAAATCATCCAA TCCATAGTCTTACTCCAGAAGAATCATCTCAAGTTCAGGAGCTTTTCCTGAGCGGCTACTGGGCCTTTGAGTGTCTGACGGTGCGGGATTACAACGACATGATCTGTGGCATTTGTGGTGTTGCCCCGAAAGTTGAGATTGCGCAAAGACACAGAAACGACGCACTGGAGCTGAAGAATGTGGAG TTCACATGGCCGGAGWGTTCRGTCTCAGATGAAGTTCATGTGGACGACTTCTGGCTGACCATGGAGGGGGAAGCAATCGAGCAAGCGGCTTTCCCCTCAGACATCCCCATCACGCGGGTGGATGCTTCCATCATTGCTCCTTTCGCGCCGCCTTTGATGAGGAGCCCCACTGTCATCAACACAGAGAAAGACAAGCTCATGCCACAAATACAACAACCTGCAG gAGATCCATCAGTTTTGGTTCGTCTCATCCATGACGGTCAGCTCAGACTTGACAAGGTCGAAGATCACAGCGAGGATGAGTTGAGAGCCATACTGGATAGCTGTGGAGTGGGCCTCACCGCTGGCTCCACgaag AACGAGCTTCTGGCCTCCCTGGTCAACCTGTACACACATGTCCACAGTGGACTTCCCACGGCTCCACAGCCACCCGTCCATCTCACCGCTGGCAAGCTGTCCAAGGTGTGCCCCCACAAG GTGGTGTGTTCCTCTAAGTACTTGGTGAGAGGAGAGACGGCTCGAGACCACGTCGATCTGCTCCTCTCCTCCCGTTACTGGCCTCCGGTTTACGTTTGCGACTGTCCTCGTCAAGTGGCGCTTTGCACCGATCTGCAGTATCCAGAGTTGGCAACGCAGATGTGGGGCAGAAACCAGGGCTGCTTCTCTGACCCCTTTGAAAAGCCAGAA tCCGTGACATGCCCTGAGCTGCAGGACCAGCCGTACGCCGCTGACCTCTCCTTGGTAGCAGAGAACCAGCTGGTTCACCCCATCACAAAATCCCCCTCTTGCTGGCTGGCTTATCCTCCAGGAGCAGCGCCGGACGCTCCTGCTCAGGAGCACCACTGCATGATCCGCTGCAGAGATCTGGAGCCGTACGTCAACCTGCTAACAGAGCTGGACTTAAAGAAAGAGGAGCATCACAAAGAGGAAAACGTAAAGGAGCAGACCGACATACCGGAGAACGACTCTTTAAAAGAACCAGACGACGATGTGAACACAAAGCCCATGATTTTCAACAACACGGCTTATTACTACCTGTACAACCGACTTGTAGACTTCCTCAGCAGCAGAGACATAGTGAACCAGCAGATCAGCCAGGTTGTGAAGGCTTGTCAGCCTGGAGAAGTGGTCATCAGAGACTCTCTGTACCGACTCGGAGTGGCGCAGATAAACACAGACGAAGATGAAGGAACGAGATTAGACGCACAGACGGAGGAAGAAGGAGAGACACGATTAATGGTTCtaagcaattaa
- the LOC103471275 gene encoding probable UDP-sugar transporter protein SLC35A4: protein MIVIENVGPQTPAGTKKQWANRIKWGFLLGLMVLIYGSHAPLITLTKVDGQVPFNASSCVLMIELAKLLVSLLSLVFTGATTIPRSPPRLVAPYAIPAVLYTLNNNLVVVMQAYMDPSSFQILSNLKIASTALLYSACLGKRLRSEQWLALGLLMAAGGFHSYSSLDLQDPERIDVDEGPRLHITAWGLFLVLVYAGVSGLAAVYTERVLKSQRLPLSVQNLYLYMFGVAINGLSSLSSVGSDQGFLEGYSGVVWGIIAGQAANGLLMSVVLKHGSGITRLFVISCSMLVNALLSWAILGLQLTPLFPLPCALIGLAAYLYYR from the coding sequence ATGATTGTAATCGAGAACGTGGGGCCTCAAACCCCGGCCGGGACTAAGAAACAGTGGGCGAACAGGATCAAGTGGGGCTTCCTGTTGGGCCTGATGGTGCTCATCTATGGCTCTCATGCGCCACTTATCACTCTCACCAAGGTAGACGGTCAAGTCCCATTCAACGCCTCCTCCTGCGTCCTCATGATCGAGCTGGCCAAGCTGCTCGTCTCCCTGCTGAGCCTGGTTTTCACAGGCGCCACGACGATACCGCGGTCTCCTCCGCGTCTCGTCGCCCCTTACGCGATCCCCGCCGTGCTGTACACCTTAAACAACAACCTGGTTGTGGTCATGCAGGCCTACATGGACCCGAGCTCTTTTCAAATACTCTCCAATCTGAAAATAGCTTCGACCGCCCTGCTGTACTCCGCCTGCCTGGGGAAGAGGCTGCGGTCTGAGCAGTGGTTGGCCCTGGGGCTCCTCATGGCTGCGGGGGGCTTCCACAGCTACAGCAGCCTGGATCTACAAGACCCTGAGAGGATCGACGTCGATGAGGGTCCCAGGCTTCACATCACTGCTTGGGGGCTTTTCCTCGTGCTGGTTTACGCCGGCGTGTCGGGTCTGGCAGCAGTTTACACAGAGAGGGTGCTGAAGAGCCAAAGGTTGCCCCTCAGCGTACAGAACCTCTACCTCTATATGTTTGGAGTGGCAATCAACGGACTGTCCTCTCTCTCCTCCGTAGGAAGCGACCAAGGGTTTCTGGAGGGCTACTCGGGGGTGGTGTGGGGCATCATCGCAGGACAGGCAGCAAATGGACTTCTGATGTCTGTGGTGCTCAAACACGGTAGCGGCATCACCAGACTGTTTGTCATTTCCTGCTCCATGCTGGTTAATGCGCTGCTGTCCTGGGCTATTTTAGGATTACAGCTCACTCCTTTGTTTCCTCTACCTTGTGCACTGATTGGATTGGCAGCTTACCTTTATTACAGATAG